A genomic window from Flavobacterium hankyongi includes:
- a CDS encoding electron transfer flavoprotein subunit alpha/FixB family protein — MSILIYAESAEGKFKKVAFELASYAKKIAESTGTTVTALTINAGDVSELGKYGVDKVLKITNDKLANFTAKAYADAIKQAAEKESAKIVILSSTTDSLYTAPLVAVNLNAGYASNVVALPLSTSPFQVKRNAFSNKAFNITEITTDIKVLSIGKNSFGLVESNGAAAAEDFAPSISDADFGVKVQSVEKGSGKVTIADADVVVSGGRGLKGPENWGMIEELAAVLGAATACSKPVSDLGWRPHSEHVGQTGKPVATNLYIAIGISGAIQHIAGVNSSKVKVAINSDPEAPFFKVADYGVVGDAFQVVPALIEKLKAFKAQNS; from the coding sequence ATGTCAATTTTAATATACGCAGAATCAGCTGAAGGAAAATTCAAAAAAGTAGCTTTTGAATTAGCTTCTTACGCAAAAAAAATAGCCGAATCTACAGGCACAACAGTTACCGCTTTAACAATCAATGCTGGTGATGTTTCAGAATTAGGAAAATACGGAGTAGACAAGGTATTAAAAATAACTAACGATAAATTAGCAAACTTCACCGCTAAAGCTTATGCAGATGCAATTAAACAAGCAGCTGAAAAAGAAAGTGCTAAAATCGTTATTTTATCATCTACCACAGATAGCTTATATACTGCACCACTTGTTGCTGTTAACTTAAATGCAGGTTATGCTTCAAACGTAGTGGCCTTACCATTAAGCACATCTCCTTTCCAAGTAAAAAGAAATGCTTTTTCTAACAAAGCATTCAACATTACTGAAATCACTACAGATATTAAAGTGTTATCTATTGGAAAAAACAGTTTTGGATTAGTAGAATCTAATGGAGCAGCTGCTGCTGAAGATTTTGCTCCATCAATTTCTGATGCAGATTTTGGCGTAAAAGTACAATCAGTAGAAAAAGGTTCAGGAAAAGTTACAATCGCGGATGCAGACGTAGTAGTTTCTGGAGGACGTGGATTAAAAGGTCCAGAAAACTGGGGAATGATCGAAGAATTAGCAGCAGTTTTAGGCGCTGCAACGGCTTGTTCTAAACCAGTATCTGACTTAGGATGGAGACCTCACAGCGAGCACGTAGGACAAACGGGAAAGCCAGTTGCAACTAATTTATATATTGCCATTGGTATCTCTGGAGCGATTCAGCATATTGCCGGAGTTAACTCTTCTAAAGTAAAAGTAGCCATCAATTCTGACCCAGAAGCTCCTTTCTTTAAAGTAGCTGATTATGGTGTTGTTGGTGATGCTTTTCAAGTAGTACCAGCTTTAATCGAAAAATTAAAAGCTTTTAAAGCTCAAAATTCATAA
- a CDS encoding electron transfer flavoprotein subunit beta/FixA family protein — MKILVCISHVPDTTSKINFTNGDSEFDTNGVQYVINPNDEFGLTRAIWFQEQQGANVTVVNVGGPDTEPTLRKALAIGANEAIRVNANPTDGLFVAKQLAEVIKTGGYDLVIAGKESLDYNGGMVPGMIAGILGSNFVNSCIDLKVEGNNATAVREIDGGKETVSTTLPLIVGGQKGLVEEKDLRIPNMRGIMTARTKALQVLEPVGADVATKAVKFEKPAPKSAVKLVSPDNLDELINLLHNEAKVI, encoded by the coding sequence ATGAAAATATTAGTTTGCATCAGCCATGTGCCTGATACTACTTCAAAAATTAATTTTACCAATGGTGATTCTGAATTTGACACCAATGGAGTACAATATGTAATTAATCCTAATGATGAGTTTGGACTAACTAGAGCAATTTGGTTTCAAGAACAACAAGGTGCAAACGTAACCGTTGTAAATGTAGGAGGACCTGACACTGAACCAACATTAAGAAAAGCATTAGCAATTGGAGCAAACGAAGCAATTCGTGTGAATGCAAATCCAACTGATGGTTTATTTGTAGCTAAGCAACTAGCAGAAGTTATTAAAACTGGTGGTTACGATTTAGTAATTGCTGGAAAAGAGTCATTAGACTATAACGGAGGAATGGTTCCAGGAATGATTGCTGGTATTTTAGGATCAAACTTTGTGAACTCTTGCATCGATTTAAAAGTAGAAGGAAACAATGCAACTGCTGTTCGTGAAATTGACGGTGGTAAAGAAACTGTTTCTACAACTTTACCATTAATTGTTGGTGGTCAAAAAGGATTGGTTGAAGAAAAAGATTTACGCATCCCTAATATGCGTGGCATCATGACAGCTAGAACAAAAGCTTTACAAGTTTTAGAACCAGTTGGCGCAGATGTTGCTACAAAAGCAGTTAAGTTTGAAAAACCAGCTCCAAAATCAGCAGTAAAACTAGTAAGTCCTGATAATTTAGATGAATTAATCAACTTATTACACAACGAAGCTAAGGTTATCTAA
- a CDS encoding pyruvate dehydrogenase complex E1 component subunit beta, with translation MRTIQFREAVCEAMSEEMRRDESVYLMGEEVAEYNGAYKASKGMLDEFGPKRVIDTPIAELGFAGIAVGSAMNGCRPIVEFMTFNFSLVGIDQIINNAAKMRQMSAGQFPMPMVFRGPTASAGQLGATHSQAFENWFANTPGLKVVVPSTPYDAKGLLKAAIRDNDPVIFMESEQMYGDKGEVPDGEYIISLGVADIKREGKDVTIVSFGKIIKEALTAAEELAKEGISCEVIDLRTVRPMDYDCIINSVKKTNRLVVLEEAWPFASVASEITYMVQERAFDYLDAPIQRITTADAPAPYSPTLLKEWLPNAQDVIKAVKKVMYK, from the coding sequence ATGAGAACTATACAGTTTAGAGAAGCGGTTTGTGAAGCGATGAGCGAAGAAATGCGTCGTGACGAATCGGTATATTTAATGGGTGAAGAAGTAGCAGAATACAACGGAGCTTATAAAGCTTCTAAAGGAATGTTAGATGAATTTGGACCAAAACGTGTTATCGATACTCCAATTGCAGAGTTAGGTTTTGCTGGAATTGCGGTTGGTTCAGCTATGAATGGATGTCGTCCTATTGTTGAATTTATGACTTTCAACTTCTCGTTAGTTGGTATTGACCAAATTATAAATAACGCTGCAAAAATGCGTCAAATGTCTGCTGGACAATTCCCAATGCCAATGGTATTTCGTGGTCCAACAGCTTCTGCAGGACAGTTAGGTGCTACGCACTCACAAGCATTCGAGAACTGGTTTGCAAATACTCCTGGATTGAAAGTAGTTGTTCCTTCAACTCCTTATGATGCTAAAGGTTTATTGAAAGCGGCTATTCGTGATAATGATCCAGTTATCTTCATGGAATCTGAGCAAATGTATGGTGATAAAGGTGAAGTGCCTGATGGAGAATATATAATTTCACTTGGTGTTGCTGATATTAAAAGAGAAGGTAAAGATGTTACTATCGTTTCTTTTGGTAAAATCATTAAAGAAGCTTTGACTGCTGCTGAAGAATTAGCAAAAGAAGGAATTTCTTGTGAGGTAATCGACTTGAGAACTGTTCGTCCTATGGATTATGACTGTATTATTAATTCGGTTAAAAAAACAAATAGATTAGTAGTTCTTGAAGAAGCTTGGCCGTTTGCTTCAGTTGCTTCAGAAATTACATATATGGTTCAGGAAAGAGCATTTGATTATTTAGATGCGCCAATTCAAAGAATCACAACTGCAGATGCGCCTGCGCCTTATTCTCCAACATTGTTGAAAGAATGGTTGCCAAACGCTCAGGATGTAATTAAAGCAGTTAAAAAAGTAATGTATAAGTAA